ACCGGCTTTACCACCATTCTGGGATTCCCGGTAACCGCCACCTCAACCCGTATCGCGCTGTTTCTGGCGACGGTCATGCTGCTGGTGCTGGCATTATGGCTAGGACTGGCGCTGGCCCGCAGTAAGTTCGGTCGTATTTTGACTGCCGTGCGGGATACAGAGAACCGTCTGATGTTCTGTGGTTACGATCCGAAAGGTTTCAAGTTACTGGTGTGGACGCTTTCCGCTGTACTGTGCGGCCTGGCAGGGGCGCTGTATGTTCCGCAGGTGGGGATCATTAACCCCAGCGAAATGTCGCCGACCAACTCGATTGAAGCGGCGATTTGGGTTGCCCTCGGCGGACGTGGAACCCTGATCGGCCCGGTATTCGGCGCCGTGTTGGTGAACGGTGCGAAAAGCCTGTTTACGGTGATTATGCCGGAATACTGGCAGCTGTTTCTTGGCCTGATCTTTATTGGCGTTACGCTGTTTTTACCCCGAGGGGTAATTGGTCTGTTTCGCAAGGGAGACAAATAATGCAACCAGATGAAGGGCTATTTACTCGCCAGATGCCGGGGGATCGGTTTCGCAACCAGACTGATCCGGTGCTACAGCTGGAAAAAATTAACGTTAACTTCGATGGATTTCAGGCGCTAACCGATCTCACGCTCAATATTGGGGTTGGGGAACTGCGTTGCATCATCGGGCCCAACGGCGCCGGAAAAACGACGTTAATGGATGTCATTACCGGCAAAACCAGGCCGCAAAGTGGTCGTGCGATATACGATCAGTCGACCGACTTAACGACGCTGGATCCCATTGCCATTGCGCGTCAGGGGATTGGACGGAAATTTCAAAAGCCCACGGTATTTGAAGCATTAACGGTGGAAGAGAACCTGGAGCTGGCGCTGAAAAATGATAAATCTGTCTGGGGTTCTCTACGGGCACGACTCTCAGGCGAACAGCGGGATCGTATTGATGAAGTACTGGCGCTGTTGCGGCTGGGTAATGAGCGGACCCGCCGCGCCGGTCTGCTTTCGCATGGGCAAAAACAGTTTCTCGAAATTGGCATGCTGCTGGTACAGGAGCCGCATTTACTGCTACTGGATGAACCCGCGGCGGGGATGACGGATGCGGAAACGGAATACACGGCGGAGCTGTTTCGCCAGCTTGCCGGTAAGCACTCTCTGATGGTTGTTGAGCACGATATGGGATTTGTCGAAACCATCGCAGATCGCGTCACAGTATTACATCAAGGACGTGTCCTGGCTCAGGGGAGTCTGCGTGAAGTGCAGGCCAACGAGCAGGTTATTGAAGTTTATCTCGGGCGTTAAGGAGTGCAGATGCTGCAGGTGAAAGAACTCAATCAATATTATGGTGGCAGCCATATTCTACGCGGGGTGAACTTTGAAGCGCGTATCGGTGAGGTGACATGTCTGCTGGGGCGTAACGGCGTGGGGAAAACAACGCTACTTAAGTGTCTGATGGGGCTTATTCCGGCCCGCAGCGGAAGTGTGCTCTGGCAGGAGAAAAATGTCACTCAATGGAAGCCGCATCAGCGGGTCAGGGCCGGTGTGGCATATGTCCCGCAGGGGCGTGATATTTTTCCGCGTTTGACGGTAGAAGAGAATCTGCTGCTCGGCCTTTCCCGTTTTTCAGCACCGGAGGCCCGACATGTGCCGGATGATATTTACGCGCTCTTTCCGGTTTTACAGGAAATGAAGCATCGGCGGGGCGGAGATTTGTCCGGCGGGCAGCAGCAGCAACTGGCGATTGGACGAGCACTGGCAAGTCGCCCACAATTGTTGATCCTTGATGAGCCTACCGAGGGGATCCAGCCGTCGGTGATTAAAGAGATTGGTCAGGTGATTTCCCAACTGGCGCATCGCGGCGATATGGCCATTTTGCTGGTGGAGCAGTTCTATGATTTTGCCGAGCAGCTCGCCGACAAATACCTGTTGATGTCGCGGGGCAGCATTATTCAAAGCGGCGACGGTAAAAATATGGAGGCCGAGGGCGTTCGGGGACTGGTTGCTATCTGAGGTATGCGACAGAGCGACTGTGGCTCTGTCGCGAACATAATAACTAGCAGACCGCCGTCTGGCCCCAGGGTTTGGCGCGCATGCCTTTTATCATTAGCGCCCAGGCAAGAATGATCGCCACTATCAGCGCCACAAACAGCGACCAGGGTGGCAATGTGGTTAAAATGACGCCGCTGACTAATGGGTTAACCGCTGCGCCAAGCCAGCCTAACGACTGGGCGGAAAAATAGCTGGCTTTCATACCTGCTGGCGCGATGTTGTCGATAAGCATGTATTCACCCGGCGCGTAGATGACTTCGCCGATAGTGAAAAAGGCAGCAGAAATTCCCCATAACAACAGACTGTTGCCGGAGAAAGCGAAACCAACCAGGCCAACGACAAAGAAGACTGTACCCAATGTCATTAACGGGCGGATATTCGTGGCGGTGAGCCTGCGACCAAGTGCGTATTGCAGTGATACTACGATGGCGGCGTTGACGGGCAGGACGACTGCCACCACTTTCTCGGCAAAATCGCCGTTTGCAACCACCATAACGTATTGCGAAATACAGGATGCAAAGGCACCGCCAACGAATGATGCCAAAAATGCTGACAGCGTAAACCAGAATAATGCTCTGTCGCGCAGCAGTACTGAAGGGGACCAAACAGCGGCATTTACACCTTCTGCGGTTGCCGGTGAACGTTTTACCCACGTCTGGATAAACACCAGAGGTAGCGCAGAACAGGCGGCAGCCAGCCAGAACGGCAGGTTAATGCTTTGCATAACCAGCAGCGTGCCCAGCGGCGGACCAACGGTCCAGCCGATGTTCAGCACGGTATAGTTAAGTGAGAAAATTTTCGTTTTGTTGGTCGCAGACAAGTTATCGGCAAACCAGGCTTTCAGCACCGTGGCGAAGACGGAGTAGGCGCAGTTGATCAGGGCAAAGAGCAAAACCACTATCACGACGTTATGCACCAGCGGAATAGCAATAAAGCCGGAGGCAAAGCCGCAGATAGCCAGCAACATATAGCGTTTTTTATCGAACTTGTCGGCCAGAATACCAAAGCCAAGGCTGAAGACGACGCCTATGGTCAGTGCAACCGTCATCGCATAACCGATCAGGTCGACGCTCAGTTGATACTGTCGACTGAGGTAAATCGTCATAAATGGCAGCGTGGCGCCACGACCAATGGTTAATAACAAAGATGACGCAAGTAACGCGAGAGTGGACCTTCTCAGAGAGATATTCATTTTCCTGCCCGACAATGCATGTTGTTATGTTTTTTTTAGATATCAGAAACAAATAGCATGCTAAAAGTGTGATGTACACCCAATAAGTTGTCCGAAAATGCCCTGTGTGGCCTACCTGAATTAATGATCTGTTACGGTACAACGATTTCCGTTACTTTAACTTGTTTACAAAAATTTAATATTTGCAGGGGCGGTGGTATGTCGCGTAAAGACGGGTTATTGGCGTTACTGGTCGTTGTGGTTTGGGGACTGAACTTTGTTGTCATTAAAGTGGGTTTGCACAATATGCCGCCGTTGATGTTGGCAGGGTTACGCTTTTTGTTGGTGGCGTTCCCGGCGATTTTTTTTGTTGCCCGCCCGAAAATTCCGCTTTCGCTTTTACTCGGCTACGGCCTGACAATTAGTTTTGGACAGTTCGCGTTTCTCTTCAGCGCCATCAAATTTGGTATGCCTGCCGGGTTAGCTTCTCTGGTATTACAGGCTCAGGCGTTTTTCACCATCATTCTGGGGGCATTCGCCTTTGGCGAACGTCTGCAGGGTAAACAGCTGGTAGGAATTGCGCTGGCGGTATTTGGTGTGCTGGTGCTGATTGAAGCCAGTCTGAACGGTCAGCATGTTGGCATGCTCGGTTTTATGCTGACGCTGGCGGCGGCGCTAAGCTGGGCCTGCGGCAATATCTTTAACAAAAAAATCATGCAGCATACATCGCGTCCGGCCGTGATGTCGTTGGTGGTATGGAGCGCGTTAATCCCCATTGTTCCATTTTTCCTTGCCTCATTACTTCTCGATGGCCCAACGCAAATAGCCCAAAGTCTGGTGGCGATAGATATGACAACCATTTTGTCACTGGTGTATCTGGCGTTTGTGGCGACTATTGTGGGTTATGGCATCTGGGGTTCGTTACTCGGACGCTATGAGACCTGGCGGGTAGCGCCGCTATCGCTGTTGGTGCCGGTTGTCGGTCTGGCGAGTGCGGCCGTACTGCTGGACGAAACGCTTAGCGGATTACAGCTACTTGGCGCGCTACTGATCATGGCTGGGCTGTATATCAATGTGTTTGGTTTTCGGTTGCGTAAAGTTGCGTCGGTGAGGGGCTAAAAAAAGCCCCGCAGTTGCGGGGCAATATAATTACAGGTTGCGCAGATTGTAATAAGGCACACCTAATTCGTCGGACTTGTCGCTGCCTGCACCCATATGATTAAAATCGAACGGGGACTGATCGTGCGCAGGGGGCATAATCATCGCGTCGCGACTGTTCTGTGTGGCAGGTTGCGCGGTCTGTTCCGCCATGCTCTGACCCGAAACAACAAACAGCAGGGCCAGCATCGCATAAGACAGAAGTTTCATGATTTCCTCGGTTACGTCGTTAACTGGCGATTAGCAATTACATTGATTGAGTGGAAGCAAATAGCGCGATTCGCCATGCATATTCGTCATACGGTATTTGTGCGGCGGAACATCAAAATAGTTTTTGAATGTCCGGGTCAGCGTCTGCTGAGACTCAAAACCGTAACGCTCTGCCAGATAAAGAATGGGCTCGTTACTCTCTTTTAATTTTTGCGCTATTTCAGTCATTTTACGGCTGCGAATGTATTGACCCAGTGAATGACCGGTTTCTTTTTTAAACATCCGTTGCAGGTGCCATTTGGAGTAACCTGAACGCTCAGACACTTTTTCCAGTGAGAGCGGCGATTCAAGGTTATTTTCGATCCAGTCCAAAATGCTATGAATAGTGATTGTGTCAGTATTGCGTCTGGACATCGTCATACCTCTTTCTGTTTACGGCAGGATTCTCTTAAGCAAGTGCTCAAGTGTGGCTACTTCATCCGCCGTTAAGTTTTTTGTTAGTTCCTGGTGCAGGTCTTGCCCTACTAATTGATGACACTGCTCGCAAATTGCTGCGCCATGATCGGTGAGTTTTACCAGCACGCCACGCTTATCATGTGGATTCGGAAGCCTTTCTATCCAGCCTTTACAGGCCAGTCTGTCCAGCATCCGCGTCAGGGCGCCAAGGTCGACAGACAGCACTTTTTTCAATTCGACAGGGGTGATGCACACCGCGCAACGGATGGAGCAGAGCACCTTGAACTGCGATGCCGTGATATCCAGCGGTGACAGATAGTCGTTTAGCAAACGATCTTTTTTCTGATTAACCATATAGATCAAACGACCCAGTGGGATGATTTCGTTAAACAGATCACTGGTGTTTTTCACAATGGTTGCCCTGGCAAGTAGTTAGTCACGGCTGATATTATTGCTTAGGCAAATATAAGTCAAACGAATGGATCCGCAAATGCCACGTTTTGCTAAATCATCAGACTAAATACCTGGCGAGTGGAATTTTAACGGTTTGATAATTATGGTTTATACGTGCGGATGAAAAATGAATCCTTACATCACGAAAATGGCTTATCTCGCGGATTTCACCGTATACTTGCCGCTGACGATTAACGCACAGGAAAGATGACATTATGATGGACTTGTTTAAAGCAATAGGACTGGGGCTGGTAGTCCTGTTACCGTTGGCAAACCCGTTAACCACCGTGGCGTTGTTCCTTGGCCTCGCCGGCAATATGAACAGCGCAGAGCGTAACCGTCAGTCACTCATGGCATCTGTCTATGTATTTGCCATTATGATGGTGGCGTACTACGCCGGGCAGGTGGTAATGAATACGTTCGGGATTTCGATTCCCGGGTTACGTATTGCGGGTGGGTTAATCGTTGCGTTTATCGGCTTTCGGATGCTGTTTCCACAGCAGAAGGCGCATGATTCTCCGGAAGCGAGAAGCAAGTCTGAAGAGCTGGAAGACGAACCGACGGCCAATATCGCCTTTGTACCGCTGGCCATGCCAAGCACTGCCGGCCCGGGGACGATTGCGATGATCATCAGCTCCGCGTCAACCGTGCGTCATGGCTCCGAATTTCCGGACTGGGTGATCATGATCGCGCCGCCGATTATTTTTGCGGTTGTCGGGATTATCCTGTGGGGCTGTTTGCGCAGTTCCGGGGGGATCATGCGGCTGGTCGGTAAAGGTGGTATCGAAGCGATTTCTCGTTTGATGGGCTTCCTGCTGGTGTGTATGGGCGTGCAGTTTATTATTAACGGCGTGCTGGAAATTATCAAAACCTACGCTTAAAATACTGTGCCCGGTAATATTTACCGGGCATATTTTTTATGAATGCTGAGGCTGTTCTTCCAGTGATACCGGCCATTTACGAAAGATAATCACCGACCATATCAACGCGGCAACGGCAGGCACTGCGCCGACGTAACCAATCGTAGACATTGACCAGTGCAAACTCACCTGATTGCCTACCAGCGCGCCAGCGCCAATACCGATATTAAAGATTCCTGAGAACAGCGCCATTGCGACGTCAGTCGCATCCGGAGCAAGCGCCAGAACTTTCACCTGCATACCCAGGCCTATCAGCATGATGGCGACGCCCCAGAAAATACTCAGGATGGCAAGGTGCATTTCGCTGTCAGCGGCGGGAAGTAACAGTACCAGGCATATCGTCAACAGGGCAATGGCACTGCTAATCAGTACGGACGCATGCAGATTACCCAGCTTACCGAAAATGACGCTACCGACAATTCCCGCACCACCCAGAACCAGCAACAGGACAGTAGCAAAGTTTGCGCTCAGGCCCGCGACGGTCTGCACGAACGGCTCGATATAGCTGTAGGCCGTATAGTGCGCGGTGACCACAATCACCGTCAGTAGATACAGACTCATCAATGCCGGGCGATGGAATAACACGGGCAGGCTTTTTAAAGAGCCGGAGTGCTCACTGGGTAGTTTGGGCAGGAGCTTAATCAGGCAAAGCAGGGTAACTAACGCCCCCATACCGATGGCGAAGAAGGTCGTGCGCCAGCCAAAATACTGACCGACGATACGCCCGATGGGCAGCCCCAATACCATCGCCAGCGCAGTGCCAGTGGCAATCAGGCTGAGAGCCTGTGCACGTTTCCCGGCAGGAGCCAGGCGAATTGCCAGCGATGCGGTGATCGACCAGAAAATAGCGTGCGCAAAGGCAATACCAATACGGCTAATTACCAACACGGTAAAATTCCATGCCAGGAAAGAGAGCACATGGCTGGCGATAAACACAACAAACAGACAGATCAGAAGTTTTCGGCGCTCTACCTGACTGGTAAGTAACATGAAGGGGAGCGACATCAGGGCAACAACCCAGGCGTAGATCGTCAGCATGATCCCGACCTGAGCGGTCTGCATATTAAAGCTTTGTGCGATGTCGGAAAGCAAACCGACAGGGACAAACTCTGTGGTATTGAAAATAAAACCGGCAATGGCAAGCGTAACTACCCGTAGCCACGCGACCTTGCGGGAAACAGTGTCTGTTGTCATATCAAATAAGAGGATTAGCTGCGAAAAGGTAAGGCCACGATCTTAAAACGTTTGCTGGCGAAAATACAATCATTTTGTGATGCGGATCTCATTTCATTGGCAGGGCGCTATAATTTGCTGCCGAACATTCCTCATATTTTTAACTATTTCAATAATAATGAAATTCCGGGCGTATGACTTCACCCGGATATACAGTTATTCATGTTCTTTGAGGATCGCCAGTTACTCCGGGCTCTGTGATAACTGAGGGTTCAACACCTCAATAAACGCTTCCAGTTGCCGCGTCATTGCACCTCTGCGCCAGACCAGCCATGTATTCAGCCAGCGCCAGTTCTCGCTTAGCGGCCAGGCGTTTACCTGATGATGCCCTGGCATGCTCTCCAGCATCGAACGCGGGATCAGTGCGATACCCGCTCCGGCAATGACGCAGGCCAGCATACCGTGATATGACTCCATTTCGTGAATGGTGCCGGGCATGGCGCGATCGGCATGAAACCAGCTTTCAAAATGGCGGCGATAGGAACAGTTGGCGCGAAAGGCGTAAATACTGCAACCGTTGACGTCGCTGGCCCGCTGAATGGGGGGATGACCGTTAGGAGTGACAATCATCATCTCTTCACGGTAGACCGGCATTCCTTCAAGGCCTGGATGGGTAATTGGGCCATCGACAAAGGCAGCGTTCAATGTACCGTCGAGCACGCCGTCCAGCATTGTGCCTGAAGGACCCGTCGCTAACGCGAACTGAATTTTGGGGTAACGCTGGTTATATTCAGCCAGCGTGGCGGGGATGCGTACTGCTGCTGTACTTTCAAGCGAGCCGAGAGAGAAGAGTCCTTGCGGCTCATCCCCGGCGACGACCATCCTGGCTTCCTCAACCAGCGCGAGGATCCGCTGGCTGTAGCGCAAAAAGTTGTGCCCGGATGGGGAAAGCCGCAGACGCTGGTTTTCACGAATAAACAGATCAACGCCCAGGTCGGCTTCAAGCTGACGTATACGGGTGGTGAGATTAGATGGCACGCGATGAACCTTCGCAGCGGCCTGCGTAATACTGCCAGTCTCCGCGACGGCATTAAACATTTCCAGCTGCGTCAGATCCATAATTTTCTCTATTCGTGAATGGTATGGTTAATATTATTCATTTTTCAGAAAGAGTAAATATGCTCATGATATAACCATACCCTGCGATAAAGAGAGGCACTTAATGACTATCACAGCAGCAACACATGCGATTTCTATTGACCCTACCAGCGGTGAAAGACTGACGGCGACGCCGTGGGCCAGCGTGGAAGAGATTGATCATGCGCTGAACCTTGCAGCGAATGGCTATAGCGAATGGAAACACACTTCCGTTGAGCACCGTGCGCAAACGCTGCGCCATATTGGGCAAGCTCTGCGCCATCGTGCGGAAGAGATGGCGCAGTGTATCTCACGTGAAATGGGTAAACCCATTAAGCAGGCGCGGGCTGAAGTCGCTAAGTCAGCTGCGTTGTGTGACTGGTACGCCGAGCATGGACCGGCGATGCTCAGTCCGGAACCCACGCTGGTGGAGAACAACCAGGCGGTGATTGAGTATCGTCCGGTAGGAACTATTCTGGCGATCATGCCGTGGAACTTCCCACTCTGGCAGGTAATGCGAGGTGCCGTCCCGATTCTGTTGGCCGGAAATGGTTACCTGTTAAAGCATGCGCCTAACGTAACCGGCTGTGCTGCAATTATTGCGCAGGTTTTCGCTGATGCGGGTGTACCGGCAGGGGTTTACGGTTGGGTGAATGCCGATAACGCAGGGGTCAGTCAGATGATCAATGACCCGCGTATCACGGCGGTAACGGTGACGGGTAGTGTTCGTGCTGGTGCGGCGATTGGTGCCCAGGCGGGGGCCGCGTTAAAAAAATGCGTTCTTGAACTGGGGGGCTCCGATCCGTTTATTGTCCTTAATGATGCAGACCTCGATCTGGCCGTTAAGGCGGCGGTCGCCGGGCGTTATCAGAATACCGGGCAGGTTTGTGCGGCAGCCAAACGCTTTATTATCGAAGAAGGGATAGCGGCAGAATTTACTTCACGCTTTGTGGCCGCTGCGAGCGCGCTCAAAATGGGCGATCCGCTGAACGAAGAAAACGATCTGGGGCCGATGGCGCGATTTGATCTGCGTGATGAGCTGCACCAGCAGGTTGAAGCCACCCTTGCCGAAGGGGCGCGGTTACTTCTCGGCGGGGAAAAAATTGCGGGTCATGGTAATTACTATGCCGTGACGGTACTGGGCGATGTTACTCCAGAGATGACGGCGTTCCGCCAGGAACTGTTTGGTCCGGTTGCGGCAATTACTGTGGCGAAGAATGCGGAACATGCCTTAGCGCTGGCGAATGACAGTGATTTCGGCTTATCTGCCACGGTGTTTACTGCGGATGAAGTGCTGGCGCAGAAGATGGCGTCACGCCTGGAGTGTGGTGGCGTATTCATCAATGGTTACAGTGCCAGCGATGCCCGCGTTGCGTTTGGCGGTGTGAAGAAAAGTGGTTTTGGCCGAGAGCTTTCGCACTTTGGTTTGCATGAGTTTTGTAACGTGCAGACCGTCTGGAAAAACCGCCTTTGATGGTGTAGGTGCCTCCGCTGGGGGCACCTGTCTTATTTCTGCAATTTTTCTGTCATTTACTCTCCGTACACTCGCGTCTAACGCTTTGATACAGATGAGTAATATGAACATAACGCAAATTTTCCGTCGTCTTATACCCCGTCAGTTTGGTCTGTTAACCGGCATTTTTTGCATTATTGCGCTGTTCTCTATTTTGCAGGTCGCGTCCTCCTTAATGCTTTCGGCCTCAGTCAGCGGCGCACAGCATAATGAAGGACGTAATCAACTCGCGCTTATACAGCAGGCGAAGGTTGATGAAGCGCGGGTGGCGTTATTATCTGCCAGCGATTTACTTAACCGTGCGGGAGTTTATTTTATGCAGGATGCCGCCACCGGTTCGGACGGGAGTTGGCGTCCGTTAATGGAAGAGGCGTACCGGGCGCTGGCGCAGTCAAAAAGTGCATGGGATACCTGGCGGGATATGAAACCGCAGCCGGAACCGGATCTAACGGAGAGCTATCAGCGTTTTTATAGCGGTATTCTGGAGCAGGCGGATGGGCTGATGCAGTCAGGTTCCATTGATGCGTTTTTTGCCGTACCCGTGCAGGCCTTTCAGACGGACTTTAACGCTAATTATGCGCGCTTTCAGCAGAACAGTGGGCGACATGCGGAAGCTGGGCGTCAGCAGCTGTTGACCAGTCTTGAGCGTTTACAGAATCTATTTTTGTTTATTCCTCTCGTGCTGGTGGTTATTGCCTTTCTGATCTGGCGCAGTATGTCCCGTTGGGTGATTATGCCACTGCGACGGCTGATCGATCATATCGATATTTTAGCAGCGGGTGACCTGTCTCGCCCGGCCCCGCAGGTGAGTCAGTTTAATCGGGAAGTGACGCAATTAAGTTCGCGTATTGCTGCAATGCAGCAAGGTCTCTGCGCGCTGGTGCAGCAGGTGAACGATGCCACCACTGCAATGGTAGGAAATATCAACGAACTTGCGCAGAACAATAAACAGCTATATCAGCAGTCGGCGAAACAAAGTGAAGAGTTAAGCAGCGTGACATCGCATATTTCGTTGCTGGAAATGCATGTTGAGGATAACAGTGGCTTTGCTGAACTGGCGAATCAACGCGCTGTGCAGGCGCGAGATGTTGCGGCAGGCGGGGACCGAATGATGGCGACGGTAAATACGTCAATGCAAGCGATTGTGACACGTTCGTCTGAAATGCGATGTATTACAACGCTTATCGATAATATTGCATTTCAGACAAATATCCTGGCTCTTAACGCGGCAATCGAGGCAGCACATGCCGGGGAGCAAGGGCGCGGGTTTGCCGTGGTTGCGAAAGAAGTTGGGCTGCTGGCGCGAAAAAGCGGTCAGTCTACGCAAAACATTCAGACACTGATTAAACACTCGTTACAGGGCATTGAAGAGGGCTTTCACGCGGTTAACGGACTGGATAAGAATTTGCAGCAGGTTATCGCACTGGTTGAGAATCTTGGTGCGTTGCTGAACGACATTTCGACTGCAACGTTAAATCAAGGGAACAATATTCACCAGTTGACTCGAAAGCTGCATGTCCTGAACGGCGAAGCCCGGCAAACCAGCGATCTGGTGAATGCTGCATCTGACTCTTCCTTGCAGCTACACCATGAATCCCGCCAGCTTATGCAGGCCGTGGCCAGATTCCGCCTTCCGGCCTGACGCTGCGTATTCAGCTCTGTTATACTCGCAGGCCTTTCATACCTGCGAGCAAGGAGCATGTTGTGGCCAGGGCCATGGACAATTCAATTTTAGAGACCATTGTGCAGCAGGTTCGTCCGCTGATTGGTCAGGGTAAAGTCGCTGATTATATTCCGGCATTAGCCTCTGTCGACGGTTCAAAACTGGGTATTGCTATCTGTACCGTTGATGGACAGCACTATCAGGCGGGAGATGCGCAGGAACGTTTTTCTATTCAGTCGATTTCAAAGGTGCTCAGCCTGGTCGTGGCAATGCGTCACTATCAGGAAGAGGAGATTTGGCAGCGTGTCGGTAAAGATCCTTCTGGGCATCCTTTTAACTCCCTGGTGCAGCTGGAAATGGAGCAGGGTATTCCTCGCAATCCCTTTATTAACGCCGGG
This window of the Citrobacter freundii ATCC 8090 = MTCC 1658 = NBRC 12681 genome carries:
- the urtD gene encoding urea ABC transporter ATP-binding protein UrtD, translated to MQPDEGLFTRQMPGDRFRNQTDPVLQLEKINVNFDGFQALTDLTLNIGVGELRCIIGPNGAGKTTLMDVITGKTRPQSGRAIYDQSTDLTTLDPIAIARQGIGRKFQKPTVFEALTVEENLELALKNDKSVWGSLRARLSGEQRDRIDEVLALLRLGNERTRRAGLLSHGQKQFLEIGMLLVQEPHLLLLDEPAAGMTDAETEYTAELFRQLAGKHSLMVVEHDMGFVETIADRVTVLHQGRVLAQGSLREVQANEQVIEVYLGR
- the urtE gene encoding urea ABC transporter ATP-binding subunit UrtE gives rise to the protein MLQVKELNQYYGGSHILRGVNFEARIGEVTCLLGRNGVGKTTLLKCLMGLIPARSGSVLWQEKNVTQWKPHQRVRAGVAYVPQGRDIFPRLTVEENLLLGLSRFSAPEARHVPDDIYALFPVLQEMKHRRGGDLSGGQQQQLAIGRALASRPQLLILDEPTEGIQPSVIKEIGQVISQLAHRGDMAILLVEQFYDFAEQLADKYLLMSRGSIIQSGDGKNMEAEGVRGLVAI
- the ydeE gene encoding efflux MFS transporter YdeE, yielding MNISLRRSTLALLASSLLLTIGRGATLPFMTIYLSRQYQLSVDLIGYAMTVALTIGVVFSLGFGILADKFDKKRYMLLAICGFASGFIAIPLVHNVVIVVLLFALINCAYSVFATVLKAWFADNLSATNKTKIFSLNYTVLNIGWTVGPPLGTLLVMQSINLPFWLAAACSALPLVFIQTWVKRSPATAEGVNAAVWSPSVLLRDRALFWFTLSAFLASFVGGAFASCISQYVMVVANGDFAEKVVAVVLPVNAAIVVSLQYALGRRLTATNIRPLMTLGTVFFVVGLVGFAFSGNSLLLWGISAAFFTIGEVIYAPGEYMLIDNIAPAGMKASYFSAQSLGWLGAAVNPLVSGVILTTLPPWSLFVALIVAIILAWALMIKGMRAKPWGQTAVC
- the eamA gene encoding O-acetylserine/cysteine exporter codes for the protein MSRKDGLLALLVVVVWGLNFVVIKVGLHNMPPLMLAGLRFLLVAFPAIFFVARPKIPLSLLLGYGLTISFGQFAFLFSAIKFGMPAGLASLVLQAQAFFTIILGAFAFGERLQGKQLVGIALAVFGVLVLIEASLNGQHVGMLGFMLTLAAALSWACGNIFNKKIMQHTSRPAVMSLVVWSALIPIVPFFLASLLLDGPTQIAQSLVAIDMTTILSLVYLAFVATIVGYGIWGSLLGRYETWRVAPLSLLVPVVGLASAAVLLDETLSGLQLLGALLIMAGLYINVFGFRLRKVASVRG
- the marB gene encoding multiple antibiotic resistance protein MarB — its product is MKLLSYAMLALLFVVSGQSMAEQTAQPATQNSRDAMIMPPAHDQSPFDFNHMGAGSDKSDELGVPYYNLRNL
- the marA gene encoding MDR efflux pump AcrAB transcriptional activator MarA; translated protein: MSRRNTDTITIHSILDWIENNLESPLSLEKVSERSGYSKWHLQRMFKKETGHSLGQYIRSRKMTEIAQKLKESNEPILYLAERYGFESQQTLTRTFKNYFDVPPHKYRMTNMHGESRYLLPLNQCNC
- the marR gene encoding multiple antibiotic resistance transcriptional regulator MarR, coding for MKNTSDLFNEIIPLGRLIYMVNQKKDRLLNDYLSPLDITASQFKVLCSIRCAVCITPVELKKVLSVDLGALTRMLDRLACKGWIERLPNPHDKRGVLVKLTDHGAAICEQCHQLVGQDLHQELTKNLTADEVATLEHLLKRILP
- a CDS encoding MarC family NAAT transporter, with amino-acid sequence MMDLFKAIGLGLVVLLPLANPLTTVALFLGLAGNMNSAERNRQSLMASVYVFAIMMVAYYAGQVVMNTFGISIPGLRIAGGLIVAFIGFRMLFPQQKAHDSPEARSKSEELEDEPTANIAFVPLAMPSTAGPGTIAMIISSASTVRHGSEFPDWVIMIAPPIIFAVVGIILWGCLRSSGGIMRLVGKGGIEAISRLMGFLLVCMGVQFIINGVLEIIKTYA
- a CDS encoding sugar transporter, whose protein sequence is MTTDTVSRKVAWLRVVTLAIAGFIFNTTEFVPVGLLSDIAQSFNMQTAQVGIMLTIYAWVVALMSLPFMLLTSQVERRKLLICLFVVFIASHVLSFLAWNFTVLVISRIGIAFAHAIFWSITASLAIRLAPAGKRAQALSLIATGTALAMVLGLPIGRIVGQYFGWRTTFFAIGMGALVTLLCLIKLLPKLPSEHSGSLKSLPVLFHRPALMSLYLLTVIVVTAHYTAYSYIEPFVQTVAGLSANFATVLLLVLGGAGIVGSVIFGKLGNLHASVLISSAIALLTICLVLLLPAADSEMHLAILSIFWGVAIMLIGLGMQVKVLALAPDATDVAMALFSGIFNIGIGAGALVGNQVSLHWSMSTIGYVGAVPAVAALIWSVIIFRKWPVSLEEQPQHS
- the ptrR gene encoding putrescine utilization regulator PtrR, with the protein product MDLTQLEMFNAVAETGSITQAAAKVHRVPSNLTTRIRQLEADLGVDLFIRENQRLRLSPSGHNFLRYSQRILALVEEARMVVAGDEPQGLFSLGSLESTAAVRIPATLAEYNQRYPKIQFALATGPSGTMLDGVLDGTLNAAFVDGPITHPGLEGMPVYREEMMIVTPNGHPPIQRASDVNGCSIYAFRANCSYRRHFESWFHADRAMPGTIHEMESYHGMLACVIAGAGIALIPRSMLESMPGHHQVNAWPLSENWRWLNTWLVWRRGAMTRQLEAFIEVLNPQLSQSPE
- the sad gene encoding succinate-semialdehyde dehydrogenase — protein: MTITAATHAISIDPTSGERLTATPWASVEEIDHALNLAANGYSEWKHTSVEHRAQTLRHIGQALRHRAEEMAQCISREMGKPIKQARAEVAKSAALCDWYAEHGPAMLSPEPTLVENNQAVIEYRPVGTILAIMPWNFPLWQVMRGAVPILLAGNGYLLKHAPNVTGCAAIIAQVFADAGVPAGVYGWVNADNAGVSQMINDPRITAVTVTGSVRAGAAIGAQAGAALKKCVLELGGSDPFIVLNDADLDLAVKAAVAGRYQNTGQVCAAAKRFIIEEGIAAEFTSRFVAAASALKMGDPLNEENDLGPMARFDLRDELHQQVEATLAEGARLLLGGEKIAGHGNYYAVTVLGDVTPEMTAFRQELFGPVAAITVAKNAEHALALANDSDFGLSATVFTADEVLAQKMASRLECGGVFINGYSASDARVAFGGVKKSGFGRELSHFGLHEFCNVQTVWKNRL